The genomic interval GAGGTGTACGGTAAGACATAGCTCCATAGGAAGAAAGGTCGCCATAGCCCAGATCATCAATAAAGAACAAAACAACATTTGGTCTGGAATCTGCTTGTTTAGAAATGTATGCTCCAGTAAACAGACAGGTTAATACAACACAACCCGCAATCAGGATAGAATAGAGATGCCTGCCAAGCATAAATCACTACATTGAATATGTAAAAAGATCAGAAACGCTGCCGGAGCTTATAAAAAATGAACAGCTTAATAAACTGCTAACAATATAAGTGATTGAAAGATAATTTCTGAATCTGGCTTATTAGAATTGTATAGGCCAGTATTTCAAAAATACATTACCTATATAGCATGGGTAGTGGCAATAACCGGCTTATGAAGTTTGGTATGAATAAGTAATGGTTGGGATTAAAAACCTTAATGCAGTTGCCGGGCAGAAAAACTATCTATGCCTGCCTACCAACAGCAGCTATGTCAATTCAGAACGCTTATTGTAACCCTAAGAATTCTGGTTGCCTACACTTTTCAATAATCCGATACCAGATGTAAAAAATACAAATCCCAGAATGGCAAAAATCCAGGGGCTTTGGTTTGTCAGGTTTTTGCTGAATATGCCAAACACACCAATAATTAACCCGGCAATACCAATTACAATCAAAATAATTCCCACAATGCTTTTAGGTCCCATATGCGTACTGGATGTAATTGTTTAATAATTTCAGGCATATACGAACCTGCAAGCTAAAAAGTTGATACAGCAGATTTAAACAAGAATAGATACGTAGCATAATAATTACCTCATCTGATTTATTAAAAAGACAACCAGGAGCTGATCACTAGCACTGGTAAAAACAATAAACTAAGAGAACGTTTTGAAATATTATACTGGTTTTCTTTTAAGCAGTGTGTCAATAAAGGCTAATTGTAGCATAGCTTCCGAACTTTCTGTGCTTTTCTCAAAGTCACGGCTCAATCTACGCTTAAAATTGAGCCATCCGTAACTGCGTTCTACCACCCAACGGCCTCCTGCCGGCACAAAGCCCTTTACGCTTTCAGGCTTTTGTACAATTTCTACCTTCCATCCATAGTCTCTTTCTATCTCTTCTACAAAGGTATCTTTGTAGCCATTATCTGCTTTTAGTGTATGTAGGCGGCAAGACTTACCCTTCAGCTTAGCTGCTAACTCATAACCGGCTGTAGTGTCTGACACATGGGCGGCTGTTACATGCACAGCCCAAGGAATACCTAAACAATCCACTGCTAGATGTCTTTTTCTGCCATTCACCTTTTTGTTGCCATCTATGCCCTTGTCTTGGGAAGTAAACTGTACAATCTTTACACTTTGACTATCAATAGCTAACACGCTTGGCAAGGCTTGTCGGCCTGCTTTTTTTCTTTCTCTGATTGCTAAAAAAGCCAACAGCTCTTCGATGATGCCTCGCTTCTTCCACTGCCTGTAATGGTAATAAATGGTTTGCCAGGGTGGGTATTTACTTTCCATGTTGCGCCATTGACTACCTGTAGTAAGTAGCCATAGAATAGCATTAAGAATAACACGTTTGTCATGTTTGA from Rhodocytophaga rosea carries:
- a CDS encoding IS5 family transposase; the protein is MQERFFELTDCEWEIIKEVVDNLRKIKHDKRVILNAILWLLTTGSQWRNMESKYPPWQTIYYHYRQWKKRGIIEELLAFLAIRERKKAGRQALPSVLAIDSQSVKIVQFTSQDKGIDGNKKVNGRKRHLAVDCLGIPWAVHVTAAHVSDTTAGYELAAKLKGKSCRLHTLKADNGYKDTFVEEIERDYGWKVEIVQKPESVKGFVPAGGRWVVERSYGWLNFKRRLSRDFEKSTESSEAMLQLAFIDTLLKRKPV